From Corvus moneduloides isolate bCorMon1 chromosome 4, bCorMon1.pri, whole genome shotgun sequence, one genomic window encodes:
- the PRICKLE1 gene encoding prickle-like protein 1, with the protein MPLEMEPKANNLVFGCQRSSTSDDDSGCALEEYAWVPPGLRPEQVQLYFASLPEEKVPYVNSPGEKHRIKQLLYQLPPHDNEVRYCQSLSEEEKKELQMFSSQRKKEALGRGTIKLLSRAVMHAICEQCGTKVNGGEVAVFASRAGPGVCWHPSCFVCFTCNELLVDLIYFYQDGKIHCGRHHAELLKPRCSACDEIIFADECTEAEGRHWHMKHFCCLECETILGGQRYIMKDGRPFCCNCFESLYAEYCETCGEHIGVDHAQMTYDGQHWHATETCFSCAQCKTSLLGCPFLPKQGQIYCSKTCSLGEDVHASDSSDSAFQSARSRDSRRSVRMGKSSRSADQCRQSLLLSPALNYKFPGLSDNADDTLSRKLDDLSLSREEAGFVNDDFWKGRVEQEMPEDPEEWAEHEDYMTQLLLKFGDKSLFQQPTEVDIRSSEHWISDSMVKSKLDLKKNNPSLASKKYQSDMYWAQSQDGLGDSAYGSHPGPASSRKIQELEMEHGASGYKHDQTPWYGGSLECLSDLKQQEQSVRDSMDSLALSNITGASMDGEGKPRPSLYSLQTFQELEVEDCEKMSNMGTLNSSMLHRSTESLKSLSSELCQEKVLPEEKPVHVPVLRRSKSQSRPQQVKFSDDVIDNGSYENLEIRQPPMSERTRRRVYHFEERGNRPSHHRRRSRKSRSDNALNLATERRSSPRERFRYYSPQDHEKFLQNRSSRELRAYIQNAELYGPYAHTRSDYALRNQVVDKFFGLYGEEDDSWCSTSSSSSDSEEEGYFLGQPIPQPRSLRYPYYTDDLSGPTTALSSSQFGQRTTKSKKKRGHKGKNCIIS; encoded by the exons ATGCCATTGGAGATGGAGCCCAAAGCCAATAATCTTGTTTTTGGGTGTCAGCGAAGCTCAACCTCTGACGATGACTCTGGCTGTGCCTTGGAGGAATATGCCTGGGTCCCCCCAGGCCTCAGACCAGAGCAG GTCCAGCTGTATTTTGCCTCCTTGCCAGAGGAGAAGGTCCCTTATGTTAACAGCCCTGGAGAGAAACACCGGATTAAACAACTTCTGTATCAGCTGCCACCCCACGATAACGAG GTGAGATACTGCCAGTCGTTGagtgaagaggaaaagaaggagctGCAGATGTTCAGTTCTCAGCGCAAAAAGGAGGCACTGGGACGAGGCACTATTAAACTACTCTCCCGAGCAGTGATGCACGCCATTTGTGAGCAG TGTGGTACAAAAGTAAACGGTGGTGAAGTTGCAGTTTTTGCCTCAAGAGCTGGGCCTGGTGTGTGCTGGCATCCCTCGTGTTTCGTGTGCTTCACATGCAACGAGCTGCTCGTTGACCTTATCTACTTCTACCAAGATGGAAAAATTCACTGTGGCAGACACCATGCTGAACTTCTCAAACCTCGATGTTCAGCCTGCGATGAG ATAATTTTTGCTGATGAGTGTACAGAAGCTGAGGGTCGCCACTGGCACATGAAGCACTTCTGTTGCCTCGAGTGTGAAACGATCCTGGGGGGACAGAGGTACATCATGAAGGATGGGCGGCCGTTCTGCTGTAACTGTTTTGAATCTCTCTATGCAGAATACTGTGAGACCTGTGGGGAACACATTG gTGTTGACCATGCTCAGATGACCTATGATGGACAGCACTGGCATGCCACAGAAACCTGCTTTTCTTGTGCTCAGTGCAAGACCTCTTTGCTTGGCTGCCCTTTCCTTCCAAAGCAAGGGCAGATTTACTGTTCAAAAACGTGCAGTCTGGGAGAGGATGTTCATGCCTCCGACTCTTCTGATTCTGCGTTTCAGTCTGCTCGATCCAGAGATTCCAGGAGGAGTGTCCGCATGGGAAAAAGCAGCCGGTCAGCTGACCAGTGCCGCCAGTCTCTCCTCCTGTCGCCGGCCCTCAATTACAAATTTCCTGGCCTTTCAGACAATGCCGATGATACTCTTTCTCGTAAGCTGGATGATTTAAGCCTTTCTAGGGAAGAGGCAGGCTTTGTTAATGATGACTTCTGGAAAGGAAGAGTAGAGCAAGAAATGCCTGAAGACCCTGAAGAATGGGCTGAACATGAAGACTACATGACTCAACTTCTTCTGAAGTTTGGTGATAAAAGCCTCTTCCAGCAGCCCACTGAAGTAGACATTAGATCAAGTGAACACTGGATTTCTGATAGCATGGTCAAGAGCAAGTtggacttgaaaaaaaataatccaagcCTAGCAAGTAAGAAGTATCAATCAGATATGTACTGGGCCCAGTCACAAGATGGTTTGGGAGACTCTGCATATGGCAGCCACCcaggccctgccagcagcaggaaaatccagGAGCTAGAGATGGAACATGGGGCCTCAGGGTACAAACATGACCAAACACCATGGTATGGAGGTTCACTTGAATGTTTGTCTGACCTGAAACAGCAAGAACAAAGTGTTCGAGACTCAATGGATTCCTTGGCTTTGTCTAACATAACAG GGGCTTCAATGGATGGAGAAGGCAAGCCACGACCATCTCTCTACTCTTTGCAAACTTTCCAAGAACTGGAGGTGGAGGACTGTGAGAAGATGAGTAACATGGGAACTCTGAATTCTTCAATGCTCCATCGGAGCACTGAGTCCTTGAAGAGTCTGAGCTCAGAGTTGTGCCAGGAAAAAGTCTTGCCAGAGGAAAAGCCGGTGCATGTGCCTGTATTGAGACGATCTAAATCCCAGTCTAGACCACAACAAGTGAAGTTTTCAGATGATGTTATCGATAATGGAAGTTATGAGAATCTTGAAATACGTCAGCCTCCAATGAGTGAAAGGACTCGTAGGCGTGTTTACCACTTTGAAGAGCGTGGAAATCGGCCTTCTCACCATCGTAGAAGAAGTAGGAAGTCTCGTTCAGATAACGCACTTAACTTGGCCACAGAAAGAAGAAGCTCTCCGAGGGAGAGATTTCGTTATTACTCCCCTCAGGatcatgaaaaatttcttcagaataGAAGCTCACGTGAGCTTCGGGCCTACATTCAAAATGCAGAGCTGTATGGACCATATGCCCATACCAGGTCTGACTATGCACTGCGGAATCAGGTGGTTGATAAATTTTTTGGATTGTATGGTGAGGAAGATGACTCCTGGTGTTCAACTTCATCCTCATCATCTGATTCTGAAGAGGAAGGATATTTTCTAGGACAGCCAATTCCACAGCCACGGTCACTGAGATATCCATACTATACAGATGATCTCTCTGGTCCAACTACTGCGTTATCTAGTTCTCAGTTTGGACAAAGGACAACCAAATCAAAGAAGAAGAGgggacacaaaggaaaaaattgtattatATCTTAA